A DNA window from Chiloscyllium plagiosum isolate BGI_BamShark_2017 chromosome 9, ASM401019v2, whole genome shotgun sequence contains the following coding sequences:
- the LOC122553242 gene encoding barrier-to-autointegration factor-like codes for MISTSHKHKNFVSEPMGNKSVSSLAGIGTTLGRKLEEQGFDKAYVLLGQFLVLKKDDELFKDWLKDICGANTKQAGQCATCLQEWCNAFL; via the exons ATGATTTCAACATCACACAAGCACAAGAATTTTGTTTCTGAACCAATGGGGAACAAGTCAGTTTCTTCCTTGGCTGGTATTGGAACAACGCTTGGAAGAAAACTGGAAGAGCAAGGCTTTGATAAG GCATATGTATTATTAGGCCAATTTCTCGTTTTGAAAAAGGATGATGAATTGTTTAAAGATTGGTTGAAAGACATCTGTGGGGCCAACACGAAACAAGCTGGACAGTGTGCCACCTGTTTACAAGAATGGTGCAATGCCTTCCTGTAG